From one Bos indicus isolate NIAB-ARS_2022 breed Sahiwal x Tharparkar chromosome 16, NIAB-ARS_B.indTharparkar_mat_pri_1.0, whole genome shotgun sequence genomic stretch:
- the VAMP3 gene encoding vesicle-associated membrane protein 3, translated as MTTNAPAGSSAAAGSSRRLQQTQNQVDEVVDIMRVNVDKVLERDQKLSELDDRADALQAGASQFETSAAKLKRKYWWKNCKMWAIGITVVVIIIIIIVVWSISS; from the exons AT GACTACAAATGCACCTGCAGGTTCAAGCGCTGCCGCTGGCAGTAGTAGAAGACTTCAGCAGACACAAAATCAAGTGGATGAG GTGGTGGACATCATGAGAGTCAATGTGGATAAAGTGTTGGAAAGAGACCAGAAGCTCTCTGAGTTGGATGACCGTGCAGATGCGCTACAAGCAGGAGCCTCCCAATTTGAAACAAGTGCTGCCAAGTTGAAGAGAAAATACTGGTGGAAGAATTGCAAG ATGTGGGCGATAGGAATCACCGTTGtggtcatcatcatcatcatcatcgtcG TGTGGAGTATATCTTCCTGA